The Podospora pseudocomata strain CBS 415.72m chromosome 3, whole genome shotgun sequence genome window below encodes:
- a CDS encoding hypothetical protein (COG:S; EggNog:ENOG503P2P4), with protein MSLTNWSFTPFPPLPATILPNAAFWNATNPVNNITYQIQVSWPFEWSSRNVANKTALSILDERYVLDGNALAGTASEAFKRRKPVSFSQPDAVVISVGYPLTDSVYDLSQRATDFRPPLSTPQTPPSGADPFLAFLTSSLRPFVKSTVFPNINFTRDALYGHSFGGLFVLWSLIQNPNNFDTYLSASPALDWNNASLLNDITTRLGNGIDIPGELYSSNLTSSKLSKPAVMITYGEIEQFPQRKRTETEAEFQFRKNFIQPFKMTRYAREAFDRIEGSGRVRDVAVKEYKGQDHSSVGASAVNDGVDYFIDW; from the exons ATGTCGCTAACAAACTGGTCGTtcaccccttttcctcctctgccaGCTACCATTCTGCCCAATGCTGCGTTTTGGAATGCTACAAACCCAGTCAATAATATCACCTACCAAATTCAAGTGTCATGGCCCTTTGAATGGTCGTCTCGCAATGTCGCCAACAAAACTGCCCTGTCCAT TTTGGATGAAAGGTATGTCCTTGACGGCAACGCCCTAGCCGGCACCGCCTCGGAAGCTTTCAAACGCCGCAAAcccgtctccttctcccagccCGACGCGGTCGTCATCTCCGTCGGCTACCCCCTCACCGACTCCGTCTACGACCTTTCCCAACGCGCCACCGACTTTCgccctcccctttccaccccccaaaccccacccTCCGGCGCCGACCCCTTTCTCGCCTTTCTAACCTCCAGTTTGCGACCCTTTGTCAAATCAACCGTcttccccaacatcaacttcACCCGCGACGCCCTCTACGGTCACTCCTTCGGCGGCCTCTTCGTTCTCTGGTCATTGATTCAGAACCCCAACAACTTCGACACTtacctctccgcctcccccgcgCTGGATTGGAACAACGCTTCTCTGCTAAACGACATAACAACAAGACTAGGAAACGGAATTGACATTCCTGGCGAGCTCTACTcgtccaacctcacctcgtCCAAGCTCTCCAAACCAGCCGTGATGATCACCTACGGGGAAATAGAGCAGTTTCCCCAGCGGAAGAGGACCGAGACGGAGGCGGAATTCCAGTTTCGCAAAAACTTTATCCAGCCGTTCAAGATGACGCGGTATGCGCGGGAAGCGTTTGACAGGATCGAGGGGAGCGGAAGGGTGAGGGATGTGGCGGTCAAGGAGTACAAAGGGCAGGACCACAGCAGTGTTGGGGCGAGCGCGGTGAATGATGGGGTGGATTATTTTATTGATTGGTAG
- a CDS encoding hypothetical protein (EggNog:ENOG503PD3A) encodes MERPDKPLTPPDDRDRKRGRGDRDRGDRDRGDRDRVDRDRVDRDRVDKDRGDRDRGDRDRGDRDRGDDKARGDDRAPTGEAASYFTAAAPITGPNGSIDPYPIVTDSYRPPQGPDSSYPPRHDYGRPPPGSGYPLPSHSTGISPNYPPVSGANGASASYYGTGVESMPGPAATSGVGMSYIPPAPLSGPPHHGALPIHSTTPLPLAVQSSYYKPTLKSVRQKAEKEVIELANLQRQRKMIASKGTRRDYDEISDKIRAQTATVLGYLKGLRQEMIQIVEDAEDQRWRRWIVGTIFGTFIPLVKKLFRRPSSEKKTKTRTEYAFIKSKSLLGRILAATKGHRPGLTTVTFFVFAVLYIFSNEVSLRVAKTASKRLKKLVNKVESTSNGRDGDVLKDDDIKLLSGWRWRVLEFID; translated from the exons ATGGAGAGACCCGATAAGCCACTGACTCCGCCCGACGACCGGGACAGGAAGCGTGGTCGAGGCGACAGGGACCGAGGTGACAGAGACCGTGGCGACAGAGACCGTGTTGACAG AGACCGCGTTGACAGAGACCGCGTTGACAAAGACCGTGGTGACAGAGATCGCGGTGATAGAGATCGCGGCGACAGAGACCGTGGCGATGACAAAGCCCGCGGTGATGACAGAGCCCCAACTGGAGAAGCCGCTTCCTACTTTACCGCCGCTGCTCCCATAACCGGACCCAACGGCTCGATTGACCCCTATCCCATCGTCACCGACAGCTACCGTCCTCCGCAAGGTCCAGACTCGTCCTATCCACCACGCCATGACTATGGCCGTCCACCTCCTGGTTCAGGCTaccctctcccttcccacaGCACCGGTATCTCGCCCAACTACCCCCCAGTGTCGGGTGCCAACGGCGCCTCTGCATCCTACTATGGGACAGGCGTTGAATCGATGCCCGGTCCAGCGGCTACTTCAGGTGTTGGCATGAGCTACATTCCCCCTGCGCCTCTGTCCggtcctcctcaccatgGGGCACTACCAATCCACTCGACAACACCGCTACCTCTCGCGGTGCAGTCCTCTTACTACAAGCCCACCCTCAAATCTGTGCGCCAGAAAGCTGAGAAGGAAGTTATTGAACTCGCCAACCTACAACgccagaggaagatgatCGCATCCAAGGGCACCAGAAGAGATTACGATGAGATTTCAGACAAGATCAGAGCCCAGACAGCCACCGTCCTCGGTTATCTCAAGGGCCTGAGACAAGAGATGATTCAAATTGTGGAAGACGCCGAGGACCagaggtggagaaggtggatTGTTGGCACTATATT TGGCACTTTTATCCCTCTTGTCAAGAAGCTCTTCCGCAGACCTTCAAGCgagaaaaagaccaaaacCAGGACGGAGTATGCCTTCATCAAGTCCAAGAGTCTGCTCGGTCGCATTCTTGCCGCAACCAAAGGTCACAGGCCCGGCCTGACGACTGTCACCTTCTTTGTTTTTGCCGTTTTGTACATCTTTTCAAATGAGGTGTCGCTGAGAGTGGCCAAGACGGCCTCCAAGcggttgaagaagctggtgAACAAGGTGGAGAGTACCAGTAATGGCAGGGACGGGGATGTCCTCAAGGATGACGACATCAAGTTGCTGAgcgggtggaggtggagagtgTTGGAGTTTATTGATTGA